The following coding sequences lie in one Timaviella obliquedivisa GSE-PSE-MK23-08B genomic window:
- a CDS encoding photosystem II D2 protein (photosystem q(a) protein) produces the protein RAAEDPEFETFYTKNILLNEGIRAWMAPQDQIHENFIFPEEVLPRGNAL, from the coding sequence TCCGGGCGGCCGAGGATCCGGAGTTTGAGACGTTTTACACGAAGAACATTTTGTTAAACGAGGGCATCCGGGCCTGGATGGCACCTCAAGACCAGATTCACGAAAACTTTATCTTCCCTGAAGAGGTACTGCCACGTGGTAACGCTCTCTAA